The proteins below come from a single Papaver somniferum cultivar HN1 chromosome 11, ASM357369v1, whole genome shotgun sequence genomic window:
- the LOC113324041 gene encoding uncharacterized protein LOC113324041: MELEEKLKILNKPSVKSIKTKLGDIYDCINIYKQPAFDHPLLRNHKIQMKPNLNQEEQIDEPISNMVPNVVRSKIEGCPSETVPIRRTTKEELINAKLISTWIKRRHYVSAQPVADTVYYGGRAKIAVANPSVGPNKFSTGQIWIQNGPAEELNSIKFGWAVYPELFGDNEARVFGLWTADGYKETGCYNMLCPGFVQVHPEFSFGEHINPGTYGGGQRTFYFSVHQDPESGNWWFINGVDKAKIGYWPKEIFTHLANNASIIGYGGVAGADLGELTPPMGHGHSPVFDSKYTCCMLNMKVANGRGDFVDFDTSKVQLNRDTRTSCYDLIFPGKDHSNGIIMFFGGPGGDCGDCL, translated from the exons ATGGAATTGGAAGAAAAACTTAAAATTCTTAATAAGCCTTCTGTGAAATCTATCAAG ACGAAATTGGGTGACATATACGACTGCATAAACATTTACAAACAACCAGCTTTTGATCATCCACTGCTTAGAAATCACAAGATCCAG atgaaaccaaatttgaatCAGGAAGAGCAAATCGATGAACCTATTTCTAATATGGTTCCCAATGTTGTACGATCTAAAATTGAAGGGTGCCCATCAGAAACTGTTCCAATCCGAAGAACCACAAAGGAAGAATTgataaatgcaaaattaatttctACCTGGATTAAGCGTCGTCAT TATGTATCAGCTCAACCTGTTGCTGATACAGTATATTATGGAGGTAGAGCTAAAATTGCCGTAGCAAATCCAAGTGTGGGTCCGAACAAGTTTAGCACTGGTCAAATTTGGATACAAAATGGTCCTGCCGAAGAATTAAATAGTATAAAGTTTGGATGGGCT GTGTATCCTGAGTTGTTTGGTGACAATGAGGCTCGAGTATTTGGTTTGTGGACG GCTGATGGATATAAAGAAACTGGATGTTACAACATGCTTTGTCCTGGATTTGTGCAAGTCCACCCTGAGTTCTCTTTTGGAGAACATATTAATCCTGGTACCTATGGAGGGGGTCAGCGTACGTTTTATTTTTCAGTGCATCAGGACCCAGAAAGTGGAAACTGGTGGTTCATCAATGGTGTAGACAAAGCAAAGATAGGATACTGGCCAAAAGAAATCTTTACTCATTTAGCAAACAATGCATCTATAATTGGATATGGAGGGGTTGCAGGAGCAGATCTGGGGGAACTCACTCCGCCGATGGGACATGGGCACTCTCCAGTTTTTGATTCTAAGTATACGTGTTGTATGCTAAACATGAAAGTCGCTAACGGTCGTGGAGATTTTGTGGACTTTGATACATCAAAGGTGCAACTGAACCGTGATACAAGAACTAGTTGTTATGATCTTATTTTTCCCGGTAAAGACCATTCAAATGGGATAATTATGTTTTTCGGAGGACCAGGCGGTGATTGCGGTGATTGTCTGTAA